A genomic window from Aquila chrysaetos chrysaetos chromosome 21, bAquChr1.4, whole genome shotgun sequence includes:
- the LOC121232514 gene encoding uncharacterized protein LOC121232514 isoform X2 — MSCFALVTVSPFNPDLIPMDFYLADGVVGSVTDSKPPAGLQPSRNLNQALSAPGEGASHNQKAARIKGNKSILQEDVHDRLVEDIDAVLWKMVGVGELQSQGFTQTRPFSNPSGELASGNTVSPNEGYRRSPACCLPASQPAPCHHLSQCLPVGPSTCGPTPHWLVCTEFGRVPRNVWTPECSASPGEIHQPQTHPKGDAIPGKKWC; from the exons ATGAGCTGCTTTGCCCTTGTCACTGTTTCCCCATTCAACCCAGACCTTATCCCAATGGATTTTTACCTGGCTGATGGTGTAGTTGGCTCTGTGACTGATAGCAAGCCTCCAGCAGGACTCCAGCCATCCAGGAACCTGAACCAGGCTCTGTCTGCACCAGGGGAAGGAGCAAGCCACAACCAGAAAGCAGCTCGTATCAAGG gaaataaaagcattctCCAGGAGGATGTCCACGACCGCTTG GTGGAAGACATTGATGCAGTCCTCTGGAAGATGGTGGGAGTGGGTGAGCTCCAGAGCCAGGGATTTACACAAACCAGGCCTTTCAGCAACCCATCAGGAGAA ctTGCTTCTGGAAATACTGTGTCACCAAATGAGGGGTACAGGaggagccctgcctgctgcctgcctgccagccagCCCGCTCCCTGCCACCACTTATCCCAGTGCCTTCCAGTGGGCCCATCCACGTGTGGCCCCACACCTCACTGGCTGGTTTGCACAGAGTTTGGAAGG GTGCCCAGAAACGTGTGGACTCCGGAGTGCTCAGCTTCTCCAGGAGAGATACACCAGCCTCAAACTCACCCTAAGGGAGATG ccATCCCGGGGAAAAAGTGGTGCTAA
- the LOC121232514 gene encoding uncharacterized protein LOC121232514 isoform X1, producing MLFQRMVITLVLLLGSCCISTYPVYPESSSAQDLIPMDFYLADGVVGSVTDSKPPAGLQPSRNLNQALSAPGEGASHNQKAARIKGNKSILQEDVHDRLVEDIDAVLWKMVGVGELQSQGFTQTRPFSNPSGELASGNTVSPNEGYRRSPACCLPASQPAPCHHLSQCLPVGPSTCGPTPHWLVCTEFGRVPRNVWTPECSASPGEIHQPQTHPKGDAIPGKKWC from the exons atgCTTTTCCAGAGGATGGTCATCACCTTGGTGCTACTGTTGGGGTCTTGCTGCATCAGCACTTACCCTGTCTACCCCGAAAGCAGCAGTGCCCAAG ACCTTATCCCAATGGATTTTTACCTGGCTGATGGTGTAGTTGGCTCTGTGACTGATAGCAAGCCTCCAGCAGGACTCCAGCCATCCAGGAACCTGAACCAGGCTCTGTCTGCACCAGGGGAAGGAGCAAGCCACAACCAGAAAGCAGCTCGTATCAAGG gaaataaaagcattctCCAGGAGGATGTCCACGACCGCTTG GTGGAAGACATTGATGCAGTCCTCTGGAAGATGGTGGGAGTGGGTGAGCTCCAGAGCCAGGGATTTACACAAACCAGGCCTTTCAGCAACCCATCAGGAGAA ctTGCTTCTGGAAATACTGTGTCACCAAATGAGGGGTACAGGaggagccctgcctgctgcctgcctgccagccagCCCGCTCCCTGCCACCACTTATCCCAGTGCCTTCCAGTGGGCCCATCCACGTGTGGCCCCACACCTCACTGGCTGGTTTGCACAGAGTTTGGAAGG GTGCCCAGAAACGTGTGGACTCCGGAGTGCTCAGCTTCTCCAGGAGAGATACACCAGCCTCAAACTCACCCTAAGGGAGATG ccATCCCGGGGAAAAAGTGGTGCTAA
- the LOC121232514 gene encoding uncharacterized protein LOC121232514 isoform X3 yields the protein MLFQRMVITLVLLLGSCCISTYPVYPESSSAQDLIPMDFYLADGVVGSVTDSKPPAGLQPSRNLNQALSAPGEGASHNQKAARIKGNKSILQEDVHDRLVEDIDAVLWKMVGVGELQSQGFTQTRPFSNPSGEVPRNVWTPECSASPGEIHQPQTHPKGDAIPGKKWC from the exons atgCTTTTCCAGAGGATGGTCATCACCTTGGTGCTACTGTTGGGGTCTTGCTGCATCAGCACTTACCCTGTCTACCCCGAAAGCAGCAGTGCCCAAG ACCTTATCCCAATGGATTTTTACCTGGCTGATGGTGTAGTTGGCTCTGTGACTGATAGCAAGCCTCCAGCAGGACTCCAGCCATCCAGGAACCTGAACCAGGCTCTGTCTGCACCAGGGGAAGGAGCAAGCCACAACCAGAAAGCAGCTCGTATCAAGG gaaataaaagcattctCCAGGAGGATGTCCACGACCGCTTG GTGGAAGACATTGATGCAGTCCTCTGGAAGATGGTGGGAGTGGGTGAGCTCCAGAGCCAGGGATTTACACAAACCAGGCCTTTCAGCAACCCATCAGGAGAA GTGCCCAGAAACGTGTGGACTCCGGAGTGCTCAGCTTCTCCAGGAGAGATACACCAGCCTCAAACTCACCCTAAGGGAGATG ccATCCCGGGGAAAAAGTGGTGCTAA
- the LOC115333597 gene encoding chloride intracellular channel protein 2-like has translation MESRQHNATKEPEIELFVKAGLDGENIGNCPFCQRLFMVLWLKGVKFNVTTVDMTRKPEELKDLAPGTNPPFLLFNKELKTDFIKIEEFLEQTLGPPTYPHLSPKYKESFDVGSDIFAKFSAYIKNPRKEANINFEKALLREFQRLDVYLNTPLPEEIDQDSVEDITISKRKFLDGDHLTLADCNLLPKLHIIKIAAKKYRDFEIPADMTGVWRYLNNAYACDEFSHTCPADEEIEHTYASVARKMT, from the exons ATGGAGAGTCGGCAGCACAACGCCACCAAGGAGCCTGAGATCGAGCTGTTTGTGAAG GCTGGTCTGGATGGAGAAAACATTGGAAACTGCCCCTTCTGCCAGCGCCTCTTCATGGTGCTGTGGCTCAAAGGGGTCAAGTTCAATGTCACCACGGTGGACATGACCAG GAAACCTGAAGAGTTGAAAGATTTAGCGCCGGGCACCAACCCACCCTTCTTGCTGTTCAACAAGGAGCTGAAAACAGACTTCATTAAGATCGAGGAGTTCCTGGAGCAGACTCTGGGTCCACCCAC GTACCCGCACCTGAGCCCCAAGTACAAGGAGTCCTTTGATGTGGGGAGCGACATCTTTGCCAAGTTCTCGGCGTACATCAAGAACCCGCGCAAGGAAGCAAATATCA ATTTTGAGAAGGCCCTGCTGCGGGAGTTTCAGCGGCTGGATGTCTACCTAAACACTCCTCTCCCTGAGGAGATTGACCAGGACAGTGTGGAGGACATCACCATCTCCAAGAGGAAATTCCTGGACGGAGACCACCTGACGTTGGCTGATTGCAACCTCCTGCCCAAACTGCATATCATCAAG ATTGCAGCCAAAAAGTACCGTGACTTCGAGATCCCAGCGGACATGACAGGCGTCTGGCGCTACCTCAACAACGCCTACGCCTGCGATGAGTTCAGCCACACGTGTCCCGCGGATGAGGAGATAGAGCACACCTATGCCAGCGTCGCCAGGAAGATGACCTAA